The following DNA comes from Triplophysa dalaica isolate WHDGS20190420 chromosome 10, ASM1584641v1, whole genome shotgun sequence.
ATTTAagtgaactaacattaacaggGATCAATAAATGGTGAAAACTTTTTCGCTTTCGCTTACCAAAAGAAtacatttctaatattttatataaaaagattTGATAAAAAATCTTAAGATCTAGTTGCAAAGTTAGAAAGCCAAATGTCATTGAAACTGTCAAAAAACTACTGCTGAGTTTCTTAGACCACACAAAGTTTACTTAAGATTAATTTGTGTGAAAACATCTCTGTGACTGCAGGTGTGTttacagatgaagtgaagtcagtgtcagtgatggagggagattctgttactctacacattGATCTTACTCGTATACAGAAAAGTGATGTGATTGTGTGGAACTTTGGCTCTCAAGATTCTCATATAGCTAAAATCAGCAGAGAAGCCAACAAAGTCTCAGTATATGAGGATGTTCATTATGGGatgttcagagacagactgcaggtggatgttcagactggatctctcaccatcacaaacatcacaactcaacactctggactttatcacATAACCATCAGCGGCCAAAAAAAGACGTCATACACATTCAACATCACTGTCTATAGTGAGTAAAGATTACTGTTTGACCTTTGACAGATATATGATTGTGTCATCTATGACAAGTCTCTTAACATCATAAATGTTCTCAAATGTTTAAAGCTCATCTTCCTGTTCCTGACATCAGCAGTTACTGTCCAAAAAACTCACCATCATCCTCAAGCTCAAattgttctgtgttgtgttcagtgatgaatgtgacaaatgtgagtctctcctggtacaaaggaaagagtttattgtccagcatcagtgtgtctgatctcaacatcagactctctctacctctggaggtggaatatcaggatacaaacacatacagatgtgtcatcaacaatcccatcactAACCAGACTACACATCTAGACATCAATCAACACTGTCAGCCGTGTTCAGGCGAGTcacatgtgatgtttgtgtttattcaatAGCAGTTTTTCTGAGATCAAACAGACTGATTTAGTTACAGTATACTGACTCTTATTATTCATTACAGCTCCAACCTCTAATCATAAAGTTGTGATCTGTTGTGTTGTTGGATCTCTGATGATTGTTACTGCACTTCTGATCTTCTGCATCtgcaagaaacacaaaaacacacaacagaaagGCAAGTGGAAACTAATGCTACTATAATTATACTAAACAACAATTAATAAAGAAACCGATCTAGTAAGAGTATTAGTGTCTAATGGGTCAATTATTATTGTTGGAACAGACCAGACCGGTGAAGAGGAGATCACTTATGCAGATCCAACATTCTgtaaaagacaaacacacaaatcgGTGAGATCATTCATGATTGTGTGGATATGTTGGTGTTAACACAtgcattttgacatttctattACACACTTCTCACACAAAAGCAATGTACCTGATCtaacaacaacacaataataatTCACTTACAAGTATAGTAAaagtactctctctctctctctctctctctctctctctctctctgtgcatacatcaaacatacataaatacatatatttatactaGTGGTGGGTCGTTATCTGCGTTatcggcgttaacgtgctgcatttacgtgagactcttatcgcgcgttaaaaaaaatgtcgccttTAATCTATTCTCACattttcacgacacgtggggggGCGGCAAAAGcccttgaaaaagaaaaatgatctgCGCCGCTAAGCGGGTTTCTATTatctataatataactgtctgtgtggggaattggcaaatTGCCGCCCCTGCAtgctgagaagcgcagaagctgtgtgaaaagtAGAAAGCAAATAGAGCGGACAAGGAGGGGTGATCCACTTAATGGGCTAACgtcagtcacaccttgactttcttccaaataacgcacatttcattcataatattaaaacacaggCCTAtaatttacgttttttttcttctgaattgtgtgtgtgaaatgtcaaaaaaaaaaggtcatccaaaacgattatgtgcaggtgaagtggtttagtcttgactTCTGGTCGTGAGTGACAGTGTTGGGGGGGATGTGAAATCTgttgattgtcgagtgccagataaacacaTAGACAgggatggagagaaaaaggtttaagccgtcaggtgcccaatataggAACAAGTAAAAGTAGAAGAggagaaaggagcaaaagatTAAGGTATTCAACTACGTTCactctgtatgattacggtaATGTTATCCAtgtcatcaatgaagggctaatgttaattGGTGGTATAACGTTAACTCTTagtttgttagccttcttgctatgatgcttgctatgcttatacaacaataattcggtcttaactcaacaaacacgagatctaatttcaccataagattgtgctttgcaacaaaactgtaacaagtaaagttattatttatttaaccccatcattggggttaatgttgagccctgtaattagccaacaAAATTAACATATGTTTAGTTAGTTTCAAAGACGAACATTTGCCATAACTCTGATGCGTGTCAAAGAACATAATTCGAGGCACTAACtaaggagctaattgttcctcccttagattagattaatattgcgtctaatgagtcatgacagacatgtggcatgtaagggcatgtttatttaaattagcaattcataagagttatactgtagctgtctactgtcttttgatgtcaatttcaattgcaattCAATTGCTATTTCAGgggcacttctaaagtattttggagaatcctctgtcactggtcagccatcaaaaaccatcagcctccttgaatttatcacttttatgcatgataaggatctatcgGAGATCTACTCtaacttttggactgctctcaggattacacttactctgccagtcactgtggctcaagcagagagaagcttttcaaaagttgatcaagtccgacctgaggtcaaccatgtctcagGAACGGTTCACTGGCCTTGCTATCATCTGTATCAATCACTCAATgggggcagatttcgtatgatgacattattgatgattttgcatcaaGGAAGGtcagaaaggtcaggttttagtttgtgttttctgttctcagtgcaatagtgtaataattagattttctttttgtgatttgtgtgatgaaggatttgtgctatttagaatatgtattctatattttatttgtatattattcttaatattttatattattgttgttcTCCGCTCATGTTACATCATGATTGTACATATGTTGCCActtttatgtacatagagtatatttaagttctgataacttatactgTTTTGTACAGAATtgcgtttttaaaatgttctgttgaaggatttgtgcaattgagaaagataaggttcgtcttacacttatatagttatggtaaaacatggctttttttctcgGATGGGTGAAAGTAGgtgggggggcacccagaggTTATCTCGCCCGgagagtgattcaatgtagaaccgccactgctttcaccttgatattttagcgcggatgtttacctagctgaattgcactgtagggggcgagaacgagatttttcaactcgcgtgattcgcgccgcctcatcatctcataaccagggcttcattcgcgcagcaagtaggtctatcacgtctttgcattgactaaacatgtaaatcactcgcgcttgacgtgCCATTagtgtttggtctgaacacaacataacgttactgtgaaatgaccgcatcaaacgtgacgtgtaacatggatgcagctatgaagccgccgggcttgtttcagggaaaatttatttttaagaagcttcccaatggaaacctcgacaagactaaggttgtttacACCTTGTTCAATGTGAAATTGATTTAATGTACGGAATTGGTTTACATACAGttgggttaaaaaaaaaacaggtagtggtctagctttagttgaaaccagtaactttgtattgagatcttatgtattatggctcctgtatgacatattgcttgtttctccctaactctttgtaagtcgatcaagtaccacctaaacgcaaagcatcccttagctaatgcggaagtaaacacatgtacatcttattgaacataatttcattttcatcacaaattatcatagtagagcagctttctcaagcagtttgtgatgcattttggacacaggagatgagcccctggtctaatgcgccacctggcttgagaaacccgttctcaaagacttaagtttagtcattatttgggtagcacacatattctgaatgccttcgtcAGAATTCAAAtcagccattttaatctagattaattccaagattacattgagattaaaaaaaaaaaatctatgcccaccactagtttataCTGTGTATAACATTCAATGTGAAACAAGACTAACTTGCGCTAAACTCAAAACATGCACATATAATCCTTAACATttgttacacaaacacaattatttCTTACTATAGATGCTGGGGCAACCACACAGAATGTTAGATGTGTTATAACTACTTGTTAGCAATATTAATCcctgaacaaatcattttaaaaattatttttaattcaagagattattttattgattttatgttgtgtgttgtaTACAGAGATCTGCAGAAGAGGATGACGTGGTGTATGCTGGTGTAACTCATTTCTCATTCTAAAGGACATTGCACGTTGAGGCAGAAATTTGCGTCAGAAATTTCCGCatgttatataataaatacgacctcacgttcTGTCAATCACATTACAAACTTTCTCCtgtattttcgtccgtcataaaacaATTCTGACTGagttcgattttctgcgttttaaCATCCATAGCAAGAAATTTGAGCTTGGTGTTTTCACAATTCAGAAACACCTAACGAGCACCAAAAACGGAAAAACGCATACGAACATTTCAAACTGTATGTGAAAAGACCTTAAGATGAAGCTTCAGCTGTGTGATCGTCTTAATTTCAGCTTTAACTAAATttatttaatagattttttgtGAGTCTGAACAGCATATGTGcataatataaagtatatttttatatgaaatgtcTGCGTTCTCGCCAAGATTAATCTGTTATCATCCCCATCACATTCACAAGCATAAAACACATGTTAATTGTCATAAATGGAAGTGCATGTTAACAATTCACTACGTACAAGATTGATAATAGACAGCCGTTTAAACATCTAAATAGaactataaaacattttcagaaagtGATCAAAAATATCATTTGAAAAATGAGAGCGACCAACGATTCATTGTGGTTTCAAATACTCACAGCATTTGTACATGTTATTTTTGTCACTAAATGCGTGCACCACTCCAACACCTTTATTCTTGAGTAAAAGTCAAACCTGATGTGgagagaaatgtggttttgttctGCTGTTGAACATGAGATGTGTTCGTCTGTTAATGTCTGTTTGTGGTAGATGACCATATGTGTGAATGTCGGGGGTGTTAATACTGAGAAATGTGTTGTTCTTCTTCTACTGTCCTGATAACATCTTCCACTCTGcacaaaaacatctttaataaaGCACTGAATGCATCAATActaatgaagaaaaataaagattgttTAAAATTTATGAGTTTTCTACTGTGAGCTCTGTGTGAACTGCtgtaaatgcaaaatgttaagACATATTTTCCCCAAAACACACATAGTGAtgaaatatatactttatacGTATACTATCGCCTTTGGATTGAAGTAGTCAGATAAGTGTAAACCACATGCAAGCAAGGAAATGCAACACTCATGCTCTGATCATgcatgaatgattttttttccagcTTCAGCGAGAGATTGCAGAAGTTTCTCAGAAAACTATTCTTGAGATCTTGATATCACACTTCAGTCACATATCCTGTGCTGCCCGACaccattttgcattttaatcaGTCAGTGTAACGGGCgaatttttaaatgaaaaatttgaGGAgctaatttatattatttactgcAATCTGCAATAAAAATAGTTAAACAGTTAACTTTTGTATACAGAAGCATGACAGCAATTACCCGTTCTGCAAATGACATGTGACCATTCATCCTACATAAAAGTCGATAgttgatgtttattttctataatattattatttaaattgtcCCTTATAGATGTTTTACTAATCATAAATATATTCACAACCTCATGTCAACTATAGTCAATGAGACTATTCAACATGACGCACCACTGCTTCCTGGTTCAAACACTCTATTAGATGCCAAAGGCAAACAACAACATAAAGGCAAATATACACTCAAAGTGTGCTGTAAAACCACATTTGTGTTCTTAATTTACATAAATCagaaattattcaaatattgtGTTTAGCATAAATATGTGATATGAATAAACAGTACTCATGAATGTCTTTTTAAATAGTGGTTTGGACCAAGAAACATACTATCCAGTCTGCTTAGTATTTTCCAACACTTCACTTTGATTCTCACCCAACAGACACTCAACTGACTTTACTCAACTTTGTAACTCAAGTTATTCTACTAACCCCAACCTAACCGTCTATTGATACTTGTTTAGATAAAGTTTAGAAGTTTAGATTTCACTGTGATCGATCTAAACACATCTCACAAGAGAGCAGCCAGACAGAAACCCCATAATAATCACAACATTGACACAGCATtgtgatagatctggatagaaacatacacttgtttcttgtttatttcattttattatactaTTTCATTTAACCCATTTATTACAATTCATCATTCatctattttattattcacttctatttgtattatttgctccttactttcctgttgtttaacctcattgagagttgttttgtgtcttatgctaatatgagtatccgttggtctccatctcaaggtccataataatgtcatgagacaatgttttgatactgtaatcttgaatggttaaaaacacatattgaatctgtttctagtcagacgaagtttgaccgagcttgactgagcatcaacacacaactgagattattcaataaataatttgtctgtctatttaacatcacttcgtctcctgcctgctgttcttcccttcagctctatatctccctgttgtttgggttaaaggattgactcacaacggagttgatatctccaggtgtaatttgttcctgacggagagagatctagtgaaactggactcaaagtttagatctataagatctacaagccatatctcatagttggatctatcagtattaaacacaaaatgtgacagcAAGTGTCACATTCAGTTTAGAAGTATTCATGTGTCCTGGtgtgtgtacatattaatgaacagatttttctttcaggatTCCAAGGGAATATTTTCCATGCTTTTCGGTTTTAAAGATGAACTTCAGTGAATAGCAGTCTGGAACATGGCAAGTCTACATCATTGGATTGTgacaaagaatgtgtgtgtttgtgcgcatgttagtttgtgcttgtttgtttttctctatctctttgtatataaatatatttgggtAGTTAACAAAAGAACCATAGTGATGacaacaaatctgaaaacaaacagaatttTTTCTAAAGTGAAGTAATCCTGAgtcttttatttcacagaatcatGTTAAATGCCTTAATGGTGAAATTCATTATGAGGGGTGGTGGTCAACTTAAAAAGAAGCCATTCAAAGCTATACTATGTAATTCAAGGTAATTTTGGCCTTATGACATTGCAAAAATCTCTTGTTCCTTGtctatttttcatttatgtcatttttattttttctatttagtgGACTTTCCACTTTCACAAAGTTAACTTGGTCTCTCTCAAGGGCACCACTAATCTaacatatattctttgtcacaatcTAGACTCTTAATAGAAGATGAAGACTTGCCATGATCAAGAATACCAGCTATTTGCTGAAGTTCATCTTTCGAAACGACATAATTGCTTGCCTTGCACGATGTTACACAACGCGAGTTTGATTATATTAAACGCATGCTTATATATACGCTTACATTAAGCAGGTACACAACTAATAATAAACGTCTGGAAGAGGACACGTTTGGACGTCCATGAACGAGCAGACGTGCAAATCACCTTCAGATGACGTCAAAGACGTCGgttaaactttcatttaaaaaactctATTTAAACCGTGACGGGACGTGTCGCAATGACGTCTTTTCAACGGTCATTAAACGTCCAAAGTTGGGCAAGTAAAAACAAGAGTAGGGAAAATGATTCGCCAAGTAATTTTGAACCatactttagttagtgtgtaatattgctgttagagcataaataatgaGAAGGGTCTAgctgcagaccagatgcactctcaGGCCAGATGCAATGTcagcggcgcatgcgcactccgacacatgcagtctcagccgcgcatgcgcactcaaacaaacgcactgtcagacacgtgtgtgaattaaatgcacctacaggccaattataagtatatttattaaatattcaatttatttatttatttatttattctcatacaagatcaagtcgaagtaaaagtgttattatgaattatttgacaaatataatcgaaaacgttctttaacattatcagacgaatgttgtaagtatattgatttcattcatacagtattagatagatgtaaagtatcgttttaatatataagataatgttttcgaaacctaacttaatccttataatcaatggtagatatatcgcatctatgatacttggttaacgatacatgttcttcatacagtaatttattgaagaactaacgttatctaaattaattttgtagcgttgcttgaaaactcacaggaaagtttgtaggtgacctgcactatatagttatttttttgacaatgtgtttctcaaaattatttaatatgacgttgaaatctatcaaatatagggatgtaacgattcactcagctcacgatgcgatttattcaagatttatttttacaaaatgaacaacttcccttgtattatttctaaaatgcttcacgtttctttgtataataaattatgtttaatttcaaacaacaaaactaacctgcaatattaaaacaaattaatattggaacaattatttttatataaacaaactatatatataaactataatatatatatatatatagtatgtctatataataaaactttatcattaaaccattgattaacaagcacctgtttattgtagaatgagacatttatgtatatatgtgagtttgtttatatttttagggcGGAAGATTACGTgtacaagaaaaggttttatttagttatgtattttcattattagtgcagatgcacattaatgtatttcagctataattataataaatacctggccttgaactgaaccaccagtattcacggtactcttaaaaagcagtaaccttaacattttattaatagaatcttacagttcaccttgtgaaatacgttagagcgtgcatgggacgagtgcgcatgcgcggctgagagtgcatgtgacgagtgcgcatgcgcggctgagagtgcatgtgacgagtgcgctgacagtgcatgtgtctgacagtgcatctcgtctgcagccagatgctattgtaaataatagctaggataaagctcaaagttaaatgccaagcgagatattacagagaacggctggaattgaCGACAGCTACCTGCTTCTCGGACGACCAGTAAAATTTTTCTACTAAAGTCTGATGTAGTTTACTCGGTTTGTAGGAAAGTGTTGTATAATGTCGTTACTTACCGTTGATGAATAAAGAGATGATAAAGAGTAAAGAGATCGTCTTCATGTTGTTACTAAAGATGATCAGTAAAGTGATTCAAGAGTTTATTCAAGTCTTCAGTGTTTGAGATCTCAGCCCaggggcgtaaa
Coding sequences within:
- the LOC130429851 gene encoding natural killer cell receptor 2B4-like — encoded protein: MPSTGLLKINLCENISVTAGVFTDEVKSVSVMEGDSVTLHIDLTRIQKSDVIVWNFGSQDSHIAKISREANKVSVYEDVHYGMFRDRLQVDVQTGSLTITNITTQHSGLYHITISGQKKTSYTFNITVYTHLPVPDISSYCPKNSPSSSSSNCSVLCSVMNVTNVSLSWYKGKSLLSSISVSDLNIRLSLPLEVEYQDTNTYRCVINNPITNQTTHLDINQHCQPCSGESHVMFVFIQ